The stretch of DNA TTGCCTGAGCAAGCATACCGGAAGAAAGATCAATCCCTGTCACTGAATATCCTCTTCGGGCAAGCTCAACAGAGTGGCGTCCTGTACCGCATCCAACGTCAAGAACGGAATCGCCCGGCGAGAGATCCAATACATCAATCAGGAAATCAACTTCCTGCACCGTGTTCTTTGTATAGCATAGGTTGTCATACCCAGGAGCCTCCAAGTCATGAAATTGCTCCCATGTGCTCTTATCTTTTTTCATATCTCCCGGCTTTCCATTTTTCTGCTGATTGCCTTGTAATCTCAAAGACTACCTTAAATCTTTATTTTCATATTATTTATCATATTCTTCTCTTAATTGAATTTGACTTTTTTATCTCGAATGAGATATAATCATTTACATGAATATCAAACAAGTTAAAGACAAAACATATCATATATTGGCTATACTTACTGTATTCTTTACTTCTTGGGGCTCCGGATTGCAGCAGGCAGCCAGATTCGACTTATCAAAACTGTTTGTCTGGTGCTCAGTTATGCTCATCGTCTTTTGGCTTTTATTTAATCGCAAGGTCGTATTCCCAAGAGCTTTTAATCTTTATATATCATTTGCTTTCCTGCATACGGTAATTACCTATCTGTTTGTATTTCCTGATGAATTAACTTTTGGATATGTAAATACTGTCAAGCTCCATAGCGGGTTTTCAAAGCCAATAGAAGCGGCCGGTATGGGATTAATACGGATTTTTATTCTGGTTTTATTTGCATATGCCTTAGCTGCTTCTTTCAGGACAAAAAAAGACCTTGTAAACGTATGTATTGCATACGGAGCCGGATTTATCTGCTCGTTATCATTAAGTGGATATTGGCTCGAAGGAAGATTAACAGGTGGGTATATGGACCCCAACTTTTTTGGATTGGCAGCAGCTACCGCTATTTTTCTTAACTTTTTTGTAATAATCATGCCAGTTTCTCAAAGGGTAAAAATTGTGTCTACGACATGCATAGGTGTTGGTTTTCTTGGAATATGCCTATCAGGATCGAGAGGGGCCATGTTTGGAGTATTTACCGGAGTGCTGTTAGTTTTGGCGAATTTGCCAATAAAGT from bacterium encodes:
- a CDS encoding O-antigen ligase family protein, with the protein product MNIKQVKDKTYHILAILTVFFTSWGSGLQQAARFDLSKLFVWCSVMLIVFWLLFNRKVVFPRAFNLYISFAFLHTVITYLFVFPDELTFGYVNTVKLHSGFSKPIEAAGMGLIRIFILVLFAYALAASFRTKKDLVNVCIAYGAGFICSLSLSGYWLEGRLTGGYMDPNFFGLAAATAIFLNFFVIIMPVSQRVKIVSTTCIGVGFLGICLSGSRGAMFGVFTGVLLVLANLPIKYKTALTGALVVIFCIIIPFTPSNTAQMIHDRVSIEEIHHNRGSHRIDIWADYLNVLPEHLLFGTGLRRSQTALTNISAFKITYPHNNYLEVIIEFGIVGFILYLLSIFTLLKNILSKKKPSKAIILGLLSSWLVISFFLGNHCARDTWIILAVVASYGYSPCCSAVPKGTKAGG